The following coding sequences lie in one Nocardioides sambongensis genomic window:
- a CDS encoding glycosyltransferase, whose protein sequence is MTITHTQTADAAATSPGHERLLLMRQIMPADRDTDVIRLYVDPDPAALDADKFDIGTSKASHEAAAMASRLQNATKGARTVHPDQIVSRTAFRVEHGDTMSFGSYFNAFPASYWRRHTIVDEVRLTVRLEGEGASVIVYRSMANGRSQRVDSGTVDGSAGEFSFDLPLKPFTDGGWYWYDVVAADEDATVTSAEWTAEVPADRARRGTVTIGITTMNRQDFCAKLLGQLGNSARLAEILDQVLVMEQGTKLVKDSEFFDEAAEALGDRLRVIEQGNIGGSGGFARAQYEGLKADRSTYVMMLDDDVECETEGIVRAATFGDLCRKTTIVGGHMFSIYDKAQLHSFGERVSPYTFWWGSAPGVFPGWNLGERNIRSTRWLHARIDVDYNPWFMCLIPSEVLREIGLSLPLFIKWDDSEYGLRAKDAGFPTVSLPGAAVWHVPWTDKNDALDWQSYFHVRNRFIAALLHSKYPRGGRMVQESFNHQIKHLVSMQYSTVALRHKALVDVLAGPGVLHEQLGSTLPELKQLVKGYADADLISDPDALPEVKRHKLPRKGREPSPVISGRAASVQALLQPLRQVRRPRDQSRTNPEAEIMAQDARWHKIARYDSALVSLPDGTATAFYRRDRATFFAKMKETVAIHKELATRWDELAEQYRAALGDITSPETWEKTFGPWVESEGPTSETVDG, encoded by the coding sequence ATGACCATCACCCACACCCAGACCGCGGACGCCGCGGCCACCTCGCCGGGCCACGAGCGGCTGCTGCTGATGCGGCAGATCATGCCGGCGGACCGCGACACCGACGTGATCCGCCTGTACGTCGACCCCGACCCGGCCGCGCTGGACGCCGACAAGTTCGACATCGGCACCTCGAAGGCCTCCCACGAGGCGGCCGCGATGGCCTCGCGCCTGCAGAACGCGACCAAGGGCGCCCGCACCGTGCACCCGGACCAGATCGTCTCGCGCACCGCCTTCCGGGTCGAGCACGGCGACACGATGTCGTTCGGCAGCTACTTCAACGCCTTCCCGGCCTCCTACTGGCGCCGGCACACCATCGTCGACGAGGTGCGGCTCACCGTGCGCCTCGAGGGCGAGGGAGCCAGCGTGATCGTCTACCGGTCGATGGCCAACGGGCGCTCCCAGCGCGTCGACTCCGGCACCGTGGACGGCAGCGCCGGCGAGTTCTCCTTCGACCTCCCGCTGAAGCCGTTCACCGACGGCGGCTGGTACTGGTACGACGTGGTCGCCGCCGACGAGGACGCCACCGTCACCTCGGCCGAGTGGACCGCCGAGGTGCCCGCGGACCGGGCCCGGCGCGGCACGGTGACCATCGGCATCACCACGATGAACCGCCAGGACTTCTGCGCGAAGCTGCTCGGCCAGCTCGGCAACTCCGCCCGGCTCGCCGAGATCCTCGATCAGGTGCTGGTGATGGAGCAGGGCACCAAGCTGGTCAAGGACTCGGAGTTCTTCGACGAGGCGGCCGAGGCGCTGGGCGACCGGCTGCGGGTCATCGAGCAGGGCAACATCGGTGGGTCGGGCGGCTTCGCCCGGGCACAGTACGAGGGCCTCAAGGCCGACCGGTCGACGTACGTGATGATGCTGGACGACGACGTCGAGTGCGAGACCGAGGGCATCGTCCGGGCCGCCACCTTCGGCGACCTGTGCCGCAAGACCACCATCGTCGGCGGTCACATGTTCAGCATCTACGACAAGGCGCAGCTGCACAGCTTCGGCGAGCGCGTCTCGCCGTACACCTTCTGGTGGGGCTCGGCGCCCGGCGTCTTCCCCGGCTGGAACCTGGGCGAGCGCAACATCCGCTCCACCCGCTGGCTGCACGCCCGGATCGACGTGGACTACAACCCGTGGTTCATGTGCCTGATCCCGTCCGAGGTGCTGCGGGAGATCGGTCTCTCGCTGCCGCTCTTCATCAAGTGGGACGACTCCGAGTACGGACTGCGGGCCAAGGACGCCGGCTTCCCGACCGTCAGCCTCCCCGGTGCCGCGGTGTGGCACGTGCCGTGGACGGACAAGAACGACGCGCTGGACTGGCAGTCCTACTTCCACGTCCGCAACCGGTTCATCGCCGCGCTGCTGCACTCCAAGTACCCGCGTGGCGGCCGGATGGTCCAGGAGAGCTTCAACCACCAGATCAAGCACCTGGTGTCGATGCAGTACTCCACCGTCGCGCTGCGCCACAAGGCGCTGGTCGACGTGCTCGCCGGTCCCGGTGTGCTGCACGAGCAGCTGGGCAGCACCCTGCCCGAGCTCAAGCAGCTGGTGAAGGGCTACGCCGACGCCGACCTGATCTCCGACCCCGATGCCCTGCCCGAGGTGAAGCGGCACAAGCTGCCCCGCAAGGGCCGCGAGCCCTCCCCGGTGATCTCGGGCCGCGCCGCCAGCGTGCAGGCGCTGCTGCAGCCGCTGCGCCAGGTCCGCCGGCCGCGGGATCAGTCGCGGACCAACCCGGAGGCCGAGATCATGGCCCAGGACGCCCGGTGGCACAAGATCGCCCGCTACGACTCTGCGCTGGTCTCTCTGCCCGACGGCACCGCGACCGCGTTCTACCGCCGCGACCGCGCCACCTTCTTCGCGAAGATGAAGGAGACGGTGGCGATCCACAAGGAGCTCGCCACCCGCTGGGACGAGCTGGCCGAGCAGTATCGCGCCGCGCTCGGGGACATCACCTCGCCCGAGACCTGGGAGAAGACGTTCGGCCCCTGGGTGGAGAGCGAGGGGCCCACGTCGGAGACGGTGGATGGCTGA
- a CDS encoding ABC transporter permease produces MAETTTVAEGGGAPAHRDLSEVPLAPPSANNGLLAVFQRRYLLRLLVRREINARYQGSFLGVLWSYINPLAQFFVYWAVIGGILNLHDDVENFAVHMFAGLVIVHFFTETFSAGTRSIVRNKSVVVKMPLPREMFPVATMLVSLWHTIPQIIVLVIACMLYGWTPDPVGMAAVLIAVVMIMTIGTSVALVFSVANVFFRDFGNVVQVLLLFVRFGVPMIYPYTMVEDRFGELARFYLLNPLADAVLLFQRAFWVGTTEDPEATAAHHIPDNILLIGCACAAVGVVMLVLAQLIFSKLENKIPERL; encoded by the coding sequence ATGGCTGAGACCACGACCGTCGCCGAGGGCGGCGGGGCGCCGGCACATCGCGACCTGAGCGAGGTGCCGCTGGCCCCACCGTCGGCGAACAACGGTCTGCTCGCGGTCTTCCAGCGCCGCTACCTGCTCCGCCTGCTGGTACGCCGGGAGATCAACGCCCGCTACCAGGGCTCGTTCCTCGGGGTCCTGTGGTCCTACATCAACCCGCTCGCCCAGTTCTTCGTGTACTGGGCGGTGATCGGTGGGATCCTCAACCTCCACGACGACGTCGAGAACTTCGCGGTGCACATGTTCGCCGGCCTGGTGATCGTGCACTTCTTCACCGAGACGTTCTCCGCGGGCACCCGCTCGATCGTGCGGAACAAGTCGGTGGTGGTGAAGATGCCCCTGCCACGCGAGATGTTCCCGGTGGCGACGATGTTGGTCTCCCTCTGGCACACCATCCCGCAGATCATCGTGCTGGTGATCGCCTGCATGCTCTACGGCTGGACCCCCGACCCCGTCGGGATGGCGGCGGTCCTGATCGCCGTGGTGATGATCATGACGATCGGGACCTCGGTCGCGCTGGTGTTCAGCGTGGCGAACGTGTTCTTCCGCGACTTCGGCAACGTGGTCCAGGTGCTGCTGCTCTTCGTGCGGTTCGGCGTGCCGATGATCTACCCCTACACGATGGTCGAGGACCGGTTCGGCGAGCTGGCCCGGTTCTACCTGCTCAACCCGCTCGCGGACGCGGTGCTCCTCTTCCAGCGGGCCTTCTGGGTCGGCACCACGGAGGACCCGGAGGCCACCGCGGCGCACCACATCCCGGACAACATCCTGCTGATCGGCTGCGCCTGCGCCGCGGTCGGCGTGGTGATGCTGGTGCTCGCCCAGCTCATCTTCTCCAAGCTGGAGAACAAGATCCCGGAGCGGCTCTGA
- a CDS encoding ABC transporter ATP-binding protein produces MTTSIQLTNVTKNFTLRYHRTFKEITVAMARGHKTSDTFRAVDDVSFTVEQGESIGLMGLNGSGKSTLLKMISGVMRPDSGEVLTRGRIAGLIATGAGFHPQLTGRENLILNAAILGMSERETRRKFDEIVEFSGLEKKLDTQVGHYSSGQNARLGFAIAIHVDSDIFLADEALAVGDRPFRRKCLEKMQEVRDGGRTLFYVSHSTGSVRKMCDRVVVLEEGRVGFDGDVKDGIKYLKYDDDLPTDEDEEMAADI; encoded by the coding sequence ATGACGACCTCGATCCAGCTGACCAACGTCACCAAGAACTTCACGCTGCGCTACCACCGCACGTTCAAGGAGATCACGGTCGCGATGGCGCGCGGTCACAAGACCAGCGACACCTTCCGTGCCGTCGACGACGTCTCCTTCACCGTGGAGCAGGGCGAGTCGATCGGGCTGATGGGTCTCAACGGCTCGGGCAAGTCGACGCTGCTGAAGATGATCTCCGGGGTGATGCGGCCGGACTCGGGCGAGGTGCTCACCCGCGGCCGGATCGCCGGACTGATCGCCACCGGCGCCGGGTTCCACCCGCAGCTGACCGGCCGGGAGAACCTGATCCTCAACGCCGCGATCCTCGGCATGTCGGAGCGGGAGACGCGTCGCAAGTTCGACGAGATCGTGGAGTTCTCGGGGCTGGAGAAGAAGCTCGACACCCAGGTCGGCCACTACTCCTCGGGCCAGAACGCCCGCCTCGGCTTCGCGATCGCGATCCACGTCGACTCCGACATCTTCCTCGCCGACGAGGCGCTGGCGGTCGGTGACCGTCCGTTCCGCCGCAAGTGCCTGGAGAAGATGCAGGAGGTCCGCGACGGCGGCCGCACCCTCTTCTACGTCAGCCACTCCACCGGCTCGGTGCGCAAGATGTGCGACCGCGTGGTGGTGCTGGAGGAGGGCCGGGTCGGCTTCGACGGCGACGTCAAGGACGGCATCAAGTACCTCAAGTACGACGACGACCTCCCCACCGACGAGGACGAGGAGATGGCGGCCGACATCTGA
- a CDS encoding FG-GAP-like repeat-containing protein yields MSHFSLDEARRSRFVTVCQHFLALAVILALLTPAARTVTMDVRPVPAGDPGRASAADGAGVALRAARTNAVVPTSTVDPEVEEYPLTAPAGARLAPGAMKAQARTVAGGGERIVTDALPVDGYGTVGVTWAAGTDVEDDAISVRARTRTGDTWSTWTEVEYHDEHGPDPDSAEGQHARPGTDALLIGTVDDVQVRVDSDVAAPSDMKLAVIDPGTTSMARQAAAIDTAELDGPAGGETREASYRVEVDGEPETLSLAAGDPTPKPKIFSRQQWGADERLRDRSSLRYYEVHAGFVHHTVNANDYTRAQVPGIIRGIYAYHTRSRGWSDIGYNFLVDKFGRVWEGRYGGVDRPVVGAHTLGYNDDAFAMSAIGNFETARPSSAMVQAYGRLFAWKLSLHGVSAGSSRQGVAGRTFAAINGHRDAGSTACPGRYLYAKIGRIRAIAAETQTGWESRDLDSDLVRGPAPDLILRRKSDGKAFTMTVQRTKSGTVRLSRARPAAIDLTGAVKAFTAGDWDRDGVGDIVVRKRADMQRLYLYRGLGRGKYAAPTVLTQGFAGMRMVSIAGDVTGDGYPDVLAQPNGGDMMIYPGRGTAGLGRGFVAHSAVAGSHNIAIGRWDGDGAPDALVRKKSRLTLWRGNGPGGWTGSQSMGLNVSSYNWLIGIASADADTHSDLLARTRGSGDVWLLPGTARGFRDRVRIGNLAAYDLAG; encoded by the coding sequence ATGTCACATTTCTCCCTGGACGAGGCTCGGCGCAGCCGGTTCGTCACCGTGTGCCAGCACTTCCTCGCCCTGGCCGTCATCCTCGCTCTGCTGACGCCCGCCGCCCGGACGGTGACCATGGACGTGCGACCCGTCCCGGCCGGCGACCCGGGCCGCGCGAGCGCCGCTGACGGCGCCGGCGTCGCCCTGCGCGCGGCCCGCACCAACGCGGTGGTGCCGACCTCCACCGTCGACCCCGAGGTCGAGGAGTACCCGCTGACCGCTCCGGCGGGGGCGCGGCTCGCGCCCGGCGCGATGAAGGCACAGGCGCGCACCGTGGCCGGTGGTGGCGAGCGGATCGTCACCGACGCGCTGCCGGTCGACGGCTACGGCACCGTCGGCGTCACCTGGGCGGCGGGCACCGACGTCGAGGACGACGCCATCTCGGTCCGGGCCCGCACCCGCACCGGTGACACCTGGTCGACATGGACCGAGGTCGAGTACCACGACGAGCACGGTCCCGACCCGGACAGCGCCGAGGGACAGCACGCCAGGCCGGGCACCGACGCTCTTCTGATCGGCACCGTGGACGACGTGCAGGTGCGGGTCGACAGCGACGTCGCCGCGCCGTCCGACATGAAGCTCGCGGTGATCGACCCCGGCACCACGTCGATGGCCCGCCAGGCGGCGGCCATCGACACCGCCGAGCTCGACGGCCCGGCCGGCGGCGAGACCCGCGAGGCGTCGTACCGGGTGGAGGTGGACGGGGAGCCGGAGACGCTGAGCCTGGCGGCCGGCGACCCCACCCCGAAGCCGAAGATCTTCTCCCGCCAGCAGTGGGGCGCCGACGAGCGCCTGCGGGACCGCTCCTCGCTGCGCTACTACGAGGTGCACGCGGGCTTCGTCCACCACACGGTCAACGCCAACGACTACACCCGGGCCCAGGTGCCCGGCATCATCCGCGGGATCTACGCCTACCACACCCGCTCGCGGGGGTGGAGCGACATCGGCTACAACTTCCTGGTCGACAAGTTCGGTCGGGTGTGGGAGGGCCGCTACGGCGGCGTCGACCGCCCCGTGGTCGGCGCGCACACGCTCGGCTACAACGACGACGCGTTCGCGATGTCGGCGATCGGCAACTTCGAGACCGCCCGCCCGTCCTCGGCGATGGTGCAGGCCTACGGCCGGCTCTTCGCCTGGAAGCTCTCCCTGCACGGCGTCTCGGCCGGCTCCAGCCGGCAGGGGGTGGCCGGACGCACCTTCGCCGCGATCAACGGGCACCGCGACGCCGGCTCCACCGCCTGCCCGGGCCGCTACCTCTACGCCAAGATCGGCCGGATCCGGGCGATCGCCGCGGAGACCCAGACCGGCTGGGAGAGCCGGGACCTCGACTCGGACCTGGTCCGCGGACCGGCGCCCGACCTGATCCTGCGCCGCAAGTCCGACGGCAAGGCGTTCACGATGACGGTGCAGCGCACCAAGTCCGGCACCGTGCGGTTGAGCCGGGCCCGGCCCGCGGCGATCGACCTGACCGGCGCGGTCAAGGCGTTCACCGCCGGGGACTGGGACCGGGACGGGGTCGGCGACATCGTCGTCCGCAAGCGCGCCGACATGCAGCGGCTCTACCTCTACCGGGGCCTGGGCCGGGGCAAGTACGCGGCGCCGACCGTGCTCACCCAGGGCTTCGCCGGGATGCGGATGGTCTCCATCGCCGGCGACGTGACCGGCGACGGCTATCCCGACGTGCTGGCGCAGCCGAACGGCGGCGACATGATGATCTACCCCGGTCGTGGGACGGCGGGACTGGGTCGCGGCTTCGTGGCCCACTCCGCCGTCGCCGGGTCGCACAACATCGCCATCGGGCGCTGGGACGGGGACGGTGCTCCGGACGCGCTGGTGCGCAAGAAGTCCCGGCTCACGTTGTGGCGCGGCAACGGTCCGGGCGGCTGGACCGGCAGCCAGTCGATGGGGCTGAACGTGAGCTCCTACAACTGGCTGATCGGGATCGCCTCGGCCGACGCCGACACCCACAGCGACCTGCTGGCACGCACTCGGGGCAGCGGTGACGTCTGGCTGCTGCCGGGCACCGCGCGCGGTTTCCGGGACCGGGTGCGGATCGGCAACCTGGCCGCCTACGACCTGGCCGGGTGA
- a CDS encoding TIGR03089 family protein translates to MSNPDTTTFAEVLGARLRHEPGRPLVTFYDDATGERVELSVTTYANWVAKASSLLVDELGLEKGEGLHVDLPPHWLTTVFLGAAWNAGLVVTDAADAAAVVCGPATLPEHAGGAGERFVLACSLLPLGVRFAEGVPDGVHDVGIEIWSQPDAFTPWDPPAGADPATALAGASATQGEMWRAAAAGDLVPDGGRLLTVANPASPPGLATFCEPLARGGSLVLVARTEPSRLEEIAVSEHVTARFPV, encoded by the coding sequence GGCTGCGGCACGAGCCCGGGCGCCCCCTGGTGACCTTCTACGACGACGCGACCGGGGAGCGGGTCGAGCTGTCGGTGACGACGTATGCGAACTGGGTCGCGAAGGCGTCCTCCCTGTTGGTCGACGAGCTCGGCCTGGAGAAGGGCGAGGGCCTGCACGTCGACCTGCCGCCGCACTGGCTGACGACCGTCTTCCTCGGTGCCGCCTGGAACGCCGGGCTGGTGGTGACCGACGCCGCCGACGCCGCCGCCGTGGTCTGCGGTCCGGCCACCCTCCCCGAGCACGCCGGTGGTGCCGGCGAGCGCTTCGTGCTGGCGTGCTCGCTGCTGCCGTTGGGGGTCCGCTTCGCCGAGGGGGTGCCCGACGGCGTGCACGACGTCGGCATCGAGATCTGGTCGCAGCCGGACGCGTTCACCCCGTGGGACCCGCCGGCGGGCGCGGACCCGGCCACCGCGCTGGCCGGGGCGAGCGCGACCCAGGGCGAGATGTGGCGAGCGGCCGCCGCCGGGGACCTGGTCCCCGACGGCGGCCGCCTCCTCACGGTCGCGAACCCGGCTTCCCCACCAGGACTCGCGACCTTCTGCGAACCGCTCGCACGCGGCGGCTCGCTGGTCCTGGTCGCTCGGACCGAACCGTCACGGCTCGAGGAGATCGCTGTCTCCGAGCACGTGACCGCCCGCTTCCCCGTCTGA